The following proteins come from a genomic window of Thermoproteus sp.:
- a CDS encoding transcriptional regulator, with protein sequence MHRDKAVGLALMVLSVVVIIAYAWLVFLTKYDIVVLKITAFLAVAAVFGILGWVGYALATTPPPKPIEEIEKEVEQALKEIERQMQEGGGEEGKKQP encoded by the coding sequence ATGCATAGAGATAAAGCCGTGGGCTTGGCCTTAATGGTGCTGTCCGTTGTAGTGATTATAGCCTACGCCTGGCTTGTCTTCCTGACTAAATACGACATAGTGGTCTTAAAGATCACGGCGTTTTTGGCCGTGGCGGCCGTATTCGGGATATTGGGCTGGGTCGGCTACGCTCTGGCTACCACCCCGCCGCCTAAGCCCATAGAGGAGATCGAGAAGGAGGTGGAACAAGCCTTGAAGGAGATAGAAAGACAGATGCAAGAGGGGGGAGGTGAGGAGGGAAAGAAACAGCCCTAG
- a CDS encoding pyrimidine dimer DNA glycosylase/endonuclease V: MQIFRPYIDWVKSAKALDDRRLGKQRAEAKQVILAILRKLGLLNDGKRGWLNHPVVLMYFNDGVPYLEDLVGYFRAVVDEWRSRGFRNSVTLSDVEGLIGRVRGASGTPITHVHEVEYRRVLLLKDPCYYMGKFSREEILEVLETEPTPIRGVNLWIFDIYNAYRRFVAELKSGRRVCAPIFPRRASASRNTYRRSQGP; this comes from the coding sequence ATGCAGATATTCCGGCCCTATATCGACTGGGTTAAGTCGGCGAAGGCGCTCGACGATAGAAGGCTGGGAAAGCAGAGGGCCGAGGCGAAACAAGTTATCCTGGCCATATTGAGGAAGCTAGGCCTTCTTAACGACGGCAAGAGGGGATGGCTGAACCATCCAGTGGTCTTAATGTACTTCAACGACGGCGTGCCGTACCTCGAAGACCTCGTGGGGTACTTCAGGGCCGTAGTCGACGAATGGCGCTCTAGGGGTTTCCGCAACTCCGTGACTCTATCCGACGTAGAGGGGCTTATCGGCAGAGTGAGAGGCGCCTCGGGGACTCCCATAACCCATGTGCACGAGGTCGAATATAGGAGAGTCTTGTTGCTCAAAGACCCCTGTTACTATATGGGCAAGTTCAGCCGCGAGGAGATACTGGAGGTGTTGGAGACCGAGCCCACGCCGATAAGGGGAGTCAACCTCTGGATTTTCGACATATACAACGCATATAGGAGGTTTGTGGCCGAATTGAAGTCGGGCCGGAGGGTCTGCGCTCCTATATTCCCGCGGCGCGCCTCAGCCTCTCGAAACACCTATCGCAGAAGCCAGGGCCCTTGA
- a CDS encoding archaemetzincin family Zn-dependent metalloprotease, translating into MIEVLLLSEIEIRQSVVDVVVSSFRGLVEVRTTRVDLAPMKALALDASRMQIRADRLLELLEPARGRQRRVYVVDADGYVPGLNFVFGVAYGDKAVVFTRRLDPSSPLFDMRLAKEITHELGHTLGLGHCRNPRCVMYFSNTIVDTDLKGPGFCDRCFERLRRAAGI; encoded by the coding sequence GTGATTGAGGTCTTACTGCTGTCCGAAATAGAGATACGGCAGTCCGTCGTGGACGTCGTGGTCTCCTCGTTTAGGGGGCTAGTCGAGGTGCGGACGACGCGCGTAGATCTGGCGCCGATGAAGGCGCTGGCTTTAGACGCGTCAAGGATGCAAATAAGGGCGGACAGGCTGTTGGAGCTACTGGAGCCTGCAAGGGGCCGGCAAAGGCGCGTATACGTAGTCGACGCAGACGGCTACGTGCCCGGCCTTAATTTCGTCTTCGGGGTCGCCTACGGCGATAAGGCCGTGGTGTTCACCAGGAGGCTTGACCCCTCGTCGCCCCTCTTCGACATGAGGCTGGCTAAGGAGATAACGCACGAATTGGGGCACACCTTAGGGCTGGGCCACTGCAGGAACCCTAGGTGCGTCATGTATTTCAGCAACACGATAGTCGACACGGACCTCAAGGGCCCTGGCTTCTGCGATAGGTGTTTCGAGAGGCTGAGGCGCGCCGCGGGAATATAG
- a CDS encoding glycerophosphodiester phosphodiesterase, with translation MNKVLEALARRAVVGHRGYPLKRPENTIASFMEAIKAGADIVEMDVHKTKDDVLAVVHDSELRTPGGVLRVKEAAWADLSGYKIGGEPIPTLEEALSAIDGRAGVFIEIKDIEASALVRDAIKSAGAASWAAVISFHKEALIGLRGLVPLGLIYARPPGEILEAKRSGFDFVLPQYRLATAKAVSFAHKVGLKVVAWTVNEAQLMEELWRRGVDAIASDDVELAVSVRNRLGS, from the coding sequence ATGAATAAAGTCCTCGAGGCCCTCGCCAGAAGGGCCGTGGTAGGCCATAGGGGATATCCCCTAAAGAGGCCGGAAAACACGATAGCCTCCTTCATGGAGGCCATAAAGGCGGGGGCCGACATAGTAGAGATGGATGTACATAAGACTAAAGACGACGTCTTGGCAGTGGTCCACGACTCCGAGTTGAGGACTCCGGGCGGGGTCTTGAGAGTGAAAGAGGCGGCTTGGGCAGACCTCTCAGGCTATAAGATAGGCGGAGAGCCCATTCCCACCCTCGAGGAGGCTTTGTCGGCAATAGACGGGAGGGCGGGGGTGTTCATAGAGATAAAAGACATAGAGGCCTCGGCTCTGGTGCGAGACGCCATAAAGTCCGCGGGGGCCGCCTCGTGGGCGGCAGTGATAAGCTTCCACAAGGAGGCGCTTATTGGCTTGAGGGGCCTTGTGCCTCTAGGCCTGATATACGCGCGGCCTCCCGGCGAGATCCTGGAGGCCAAACGGTCCGGGTTCGACTTCGTGCTCCCCCAATACAGGCTGGCGACCGCCAAGGCCGTGTCCTTCGCACATAAAGTGGGGCTTAAGGTGGTGGCTTGGACTGTCAATGAGGCGCAGTTGATGGAGGAGCTGTGGCGTAGAGGCGTCGACGCGATAGCCAGCGACGACGTGGAGCTCGCCGTCTCCGTCAGGAATAGGCTCGGCTCTTGA
- a CDS encoding MFS transporter: MRRGGYLSLILAGSITGFLWGANQTVLSIYLYRIGLTPAQVGIVYALSTTFMTLGALVVGYLADLYDRARLYYALSFASAVLTALMGLPNPIVVVVSYISTSFLNRPTVYSAILGDYAKTRGISNEAFAYSAALSSFFAALGSSSASITALGPAGFRALFLLESLVIVLSALFIASAGPTSTVEHVRPSLSFKELKSYWLLKRLIPEAVIGLGAGLIIPLFSLWFYLKFHVSVTSLSISYALSDLTLSVGTATAPLIAKALKSRVNSIVVLQSIATAILAAMPLVGIAEIDLALFVARTALMNMANPLLSALINDLVPQEERGRVFGAWNALSNIPRALGPLVGGYLMDLGLVDAPLFMTAGLYASAVILFKILFNNID, translated from the coding sequence ATGCGGCGAGGCGGCTATTTGAGCTTGATATTGGCGGGATCCATAACCGGCTTTCTATGGGGAGCCAACCAGACCGTACTCTCGATATATCTATACAGGATAGGGCTGACGCCGGCGCAAGTCGGCATAGTCTACGCGCTGTCCACTACCTTCATGACGTTAGGAGCTCTTGTCGTGGGCTATCTGGCCGACCTATACGATAGGGCCCGCCTCTATTACGCCTTGTCTTTCGCTTCTGCGGTCCTCACGGCGCTCATGGGGCTACCGAATCCGATCGTGGTGGTCGTCTCCTACATCTCGACTAGCTTTCTGAACAGACCCACGGTCTATAGTGCGATATTGGGCGATTACGCCAAGACTAGAGGCATCTCCAACGAGGCCTTCGCCTACTCCGCGGCCCTATCTTCGTTCTTCGCCGCGCTGGGCTCCTCCTCTGCCTCCATAACGGCCTTGGGGCCGGCTGGCTTTAGGGCTCTATTCCTACTGGAAAGCCTCGTGATAGTCCTATCCGCGTTGTTTATAGCCTCGGCAGGGCCTACGTCCACAGTCGAGCATGTTAGGCCCTCGTTGAGCTTTAAGGAGCTGAAATCCTACTGGCTGTTGAAAAGATTGATCCCGGAGGCCGTCATAGGCCTGGGGGCGGGGCTCATAATACCTCTATTCTCTCTGTGGTTTTACTTGAAGTTCCATGTATCTGTCACGAGCTTATCGATATCATATGCGCTGTCGGACCTAACTCTATCGGTGGGCACAGCCACGGCCCCTCTGATCGCCAAGGCGCTAAAGAGCAGGGTCAACTCCATAGTGGTCCTACAGTCCATCGCGACGGCCATTTTGGCAGCCATGCCGCTTGTCGGCATAGCCGAAATCGACTTAGCCCTATTTGTGGCTAGGACGGCCTTAATGAATATGGCCAACCCACTACTCTCCGCGTTGATAAACGACTTGGTGCCCCAGGAGGAGCGCGGCAGGGTCTTCGGCGCTTGGAACGCCTTAAGCAACATCCCAAGGGCTCTGGGTCCCCTAGTGGGAGGCTATCTGATGGATTTGGGACTTGTTGACGCTCCCTTGTTCATGACGGCCGGACTTTACGCATCTGCTGTAATTTTATTTAAAATACTTTTTAATAATATAGATTAA
- a CDS encoding molybdopterin-guanine dinucleotide biosynthesis protein B codes for MVCVIQITGNKDVGKTVLAERLISLASAKGLKVFAVKQSHHLPDVPDKDSYRMKSAGADVVALRGGGMWACFSDRLILGELNADLVIVEGFRDVKLGLKVHIGPDPPADADLILDLDRALASSEEILKMAKCNVNILEFLSKY; via the coding sequence GTGGTTTGCGTAATACAGATAACTGGCAATAAGGACGTGGGGAAGACTGTGCTAGCCGAAAGGCTCATCTCGCTAGCGTCGGCCAAGGGGCTCAAGGTCTTCGCGGTGAAACAAAGCCACCATCTCCCCGACGTCCCCGATAAGGACAGCTATAGGATGAAGTCCGCTGGGGCTGACGTCGTAGCGTTGAGGGGCGGCGGCATGTGGGCTTGTTTCTCCGATAGGCTCATATTGGGCGAGCTGAACGCCGACTTGGTGATAGTAGAGGGGTTTAGAGATGTTAAGTTAGGCCTTAAGGTCCATATAGGGCCGGACCCCCCAGCCGATGCCGATTTAATACTCGACCTAGATAGAGCCCTCGCCTCTTCCGAAGAGATATTGAAGATGGCTAAGTGCAATGTTAATATATTAGAATTTTTAAGTAAATATTAA
- a CDS encoding molybdopterin molybdotransferase MoeA, giving the protein MRYLEKLTPLSKIADLLPLIKSIEDVLTIPTWDATGFVVARDVIVPHDYPPKPRAAYDGYAVNSAETPGEFKVVGSVLVGQFRNVEARRGEAFYVTVGAFLPEGTDAVVPEEAAKREGDRIIVQRKYNAYDNVDPPGSYASKGSVLVKKGYVLTAFDVVGLLDVGVTKVKVYRRARVALFSTGDELIKPPVDPDEAAELVLRGKVIESTGSLVEWYIRNFMPYVEISDRRVMGDDNEALKRAIEEVLPKVDAVIITGGAGPSEIDHFYKLGLAGIRGFRMKPGRPTSVAVVDGKAVFGLSGYPISALHGTIRIVEPIMRKIANVVAGPAGGWTYATLTTDVVGDLAQFVRAKAEYKDGEIFVTPLKTKHHSFTDPEASGILLIPPGGAKRGDKVLMLFYRDLRDLGRWFA; this is encoded by the coding sequence ATGCGGTATTTAGAGAAATTAACGCCTCTCTCCAAAATAGCTGATCTATTACCTCTCATAAAATCGATAGAGGACGTTCTGACAATCCCCACGTGGGATGCGACAGGCTTTGTGGTCGCACGAGACGTAATAGTCCCTCACGACTATCCGCCCAAGCCTAGAGCCGCCTATGACGGCTATGCCGTAAATTCGGCCGAGACGCCAGGCGAGTTTAAGGTAGTTGGCTCCGTCCTCGTAGGCCAGTTTAGAAACGTAGAGGCTCGACGCGGCGAGGCGTTCTACGTCACTGTGGGCGCCTTCCTGCCGGAGGGCACAGATGCCGTGGTGCCCGAAGAGGCCGCAAAGCGTGAAGGGGATAGAATAATAGTACAACGTAAGTACAACGCTTACGACAACGTGGATCCCCCTGGCTCTTACGCCTCGAAGGGCTCCGTCCTCGTTAAGAAGGGCTATGTGCTCACAGCCTTCGACGTTGTAGGTCTCCTAGATGTAGGCGTCACTAAAGTTAAAGTCTATAGGAGAGCCAGAGTGGCGTTGTTCTCTACTGGCGACGAGCTGATAAAGCCCCCCGTCGACCCTGACGAGGCCGCCGAGTTGGTGCTTAGAGGGAAGGTGATAGAGTCGACGGGTTCTCTAGTTGAATGGTATATACGTAACTTCATGCCCTACGTCGAAATTTCGGATAGACGCGTCATGGGCGACGACAACGAGGCGTTGAAGAGAGCAATCGAGGAGGTGCTGCCTAAGGTAGATGCGGTGATAATAACGGGAGGCGCAGGTCCCAGCGAGATAGACCACTTCTACAAATTGGGACTTGCCGGGATAAGAGGCTTCAGGATGAAGCCAGGCCGCCCAACCTCCGTGGCTGTTGTGGACGGCAAAGCGGTCTTCGGCCTTTCCGGCTATCCCATCAGTGCGCTACACGGCACTATACGTATAGTCGAGCCCATAATGAGGAAGATAGCTAACGTAGTCGCTGGCCCCGCTGGTGGTTGGACCTACGCGACGCTCACGACAGACGTAGTGGGGGATCTGGCCCAATTCGTCAGAGCCAAGGCCGAATATAAAGACGGCGAGATCTTCGTGACGCCATTAAAGACCAAACACCACTCCTTCACGGACCCGGAGGCGTCCGGCATATTGTTGATTCCGCCTGGAGGGGCCAAGAGGGGGGACAAGGTCTTGATGTTGTTCTATAGAGATCTAAGAGATCTAGGGAGGTGGTTTGCGTAA